TTTATGCAAGTCGTCATACTGTAAATGAGTTTGCTGGTTTTCCTGCCAAATCCTATACAGGTGCTTGGACACTGAATGAACCTAATGATCAGAGTGAAATCTTTATGCTAGAGGATAAGGCAAAAATTGTAGACTCATTCGAGTCACTAATTGGTCCATCGAGATATTCCATACTGATTACAGCGGGAATTGCTATTACAATCGGTGTTTTAATTATGTCATTATTGACAAATATGATACTAGAGGAAAACACCTATACGATTTCAATGCTCAAAGTATTAGGCTATGAAGATAAGACAATAGCGAAAATGGTATTAAATCTATACACGACTGTTGTCTTAGTGGGGTATATCATTTCAATTCCAATTTCACTTTTAGCAATGAATGAGGTCGTTCGATATTTAGCTAGTGAAACAAGCTTCGCACTGCCGGTGAAACTACAGCCTATTTGGATAATGATAGGGTTACTCATCATTTTATTAACCTATCAGTTGTCATTGTTTGTTTCCAAGAGGAAACTACGAAAGGTCTCACTACAAGAAGTAATGAAACATCAAGACAATTAAGAAATCAAAGTAGGGGTGTGACTCCTCACAATATCGATATCTAGATTGATTAGTAGCACTGCTATATACTAGATAGAAGATGTGGGGGGCAGACCCCTTTATGTTAGATGTGAAAGAAGGACTAAACTATGCAGCTTCAATTTTTAGGAACTGGATCGGGTGTACCATCCAAAATGAGAAATGTGACTTCTATAGCACTTAAGCTATTAGCTGAGCGGGGTGCTATATGGTTATTTGATTGTGGTGAAGCAACTCAGCATCAAATTTTACATACTAATATTCGACCAAGAAAAATAGAGAAAATCTTTATCACTCATATGCATGGAGATCATATTTTTGGATTACCAGGGTTATTAGGAAGCCGCTCTTTTCAAGGAGGAACTGCTCCTTTAACTATTTATGGTCCAAAAGGAATTAAGGAATTTGTTGAAACAAGCCTCCGTGTCTCAGGAACTCATTTGAATTATGTGTTAAACATTGAAGAGTTCGATAGCGGAAAAATATTTGAGGATTCAGGATGGGAGGTCCATGCACAGCCCTTAAAGCATGGAATTCCATCGTATGGCTTTCGAGTGGTAGAGAAAGACCTACCCGGAGCGCTTTTAGTTGATAAACTAAAGGGGTTAGGAATTAAGCCTGGACCTATTTATCAAAGGTTGAAAAATGGGGAGACTGTTGAGTTGGAGGATGGGCAACTTGTCCAAGGTAAAGACTTTGTTGGACCAGCCCAGCGAGGAAGAATTGTTACAATTTTAGGAGACACACTCCCTTGTGAAAATAATCTTGAGTTAAGTCGTCATGCCAATGTAGTCGTTCATGAAGCTACTTTTTCAGAATCTGAAGAGGAAATGGCTCGGAACTATTTCCATTCGACCACAAAGCAGGCAGCTATTTTAGCCCATGAGGCATCGGTTGAAACCCTGTGCCTTACCCATTTTAGTGCTCGTTACCAAAAAGAGGACTTACTAAAATTGAAGAAGGAAGCCGAGAAATACTTTCCAATTGTAGTTGTAGCTCACGATTTTTTAGAAATAGATATTCCGAAGTTATAAAAAGGGGAAAAAGAGATGAAGATACTAGTCATTGAGGATAATCAAAATGTCTGTTCGATGATTGAAATGTTCTTCTCCAAAGAAGGAATCGAAGGGACATTTGTTCATGATGGTCTGGAAGGATATGAATCATATAAAAGAGAGACATGGGATTTGCTGATTATCGACTGGATGCTTCCAGGAATGGATGGTGTGAACCTGTGTCGGAAAATAAGAGACGAGAATAACGCGGTTCCCATTATTATGCTTACTGCAAAGGACAGTGAATCGGATCAAGTATTGGGGCTCGAAATGGGGGCTGATGACTATGTGACAAAACCCTTTAGTCCACTCGCTCTTATGGCCAGAATTAAAGCGGTCTCGCGTAGGTATAATCAAGTCCTTAAAGACGAGACGGACCGTGGTGAAAGCGCATCTAGGTTAATTAAAATTAACAAAGACACAAGAGAGGTTTTTTTAAAAGGTGAGCCCATCGGGAACTTAACGCCTAAAGAGTTTGACTTACTTTCTTTTTTCGTTCAGCATCCTCGCCAAGTTTTTTCTAGGGAACAGCTACTTGAGCGGGTTTGGGGATATCATTACTATGGAGACGAGCGAACGGTTGATGTCCATATAAAAAGATTAAGAAAAAAATTGGGGACTCAAACACATCCCCTTTTCCACACTGTTTGGGGAGTGGGGTATAAATTTGATGAAACGGTAGAAAACCATGAAGCTTAAGTATTTCTATCAACAATTTATTAGTCATATCGGCGTTATTTTAGTGGCCTTTTTAGTATTGAGTCTTCTTGTCTCTCATTATATTGAAAGAGCCGTCTATGAAAATAAGGTAGATGAGCTCACCACTTATGGTGAAAATATTTTAGGACATTTTGAGAACACCCTTCTAGGTAGGGAGAGAATATTAAATCAATATTCAAGTGTACTTCATGACCGCGGAATCCAATTTGCTGTCTTTGATGAGAGAAGCCGAATTTTATATGCCGGTGATTGGTTTATCACCTCCATTACCTTAACAGAGAATGAATGGAGTCATATAACGAATGGTCAGACCGTAGTGGTAAAACATGACATCAAACGTTTTAACCAAGAAGTATCATTTGTGGCCATACCGTATTTTGAAAACGGTATGTTTGTTGGCGGGATCTTAATGACATCTCCTATTAGTGGTTCAAGAGAAATGATAAGCGATATGAATCAATTTCTATGGTATGCCGTTTTAATTGCTCTAGCAGTCTCGCTTGCATTGAGTGGACTCTTTTCAAAATTACATGTGAACAGAATTAAGAAAATGAGGGAAGCAACTTCGCTTGTTTCCTCAGGTGATTATTCGGTTCGTGTCCCTTCCTCAAATTTTGATGAGATTGGAGAACTAGCCAAAGATTTTAATCACATGGTTGAAAAAATCAATTCTTCGATGGAAGAGATTCAAAGATTAGAAAACAGAAGACGTCAATTTATTGCAGATGTCTCTCATGAATTGCGGACACCACTAACCACGATTAGAGGAATTATTGAAGGGCTTAGAACCGATATGATTCCTGAAGTTGAAAAAGAAAAAGGGATTCAGTTAGTCAATCAGGAAACAAATCGATTGATTCGACTTGTGAATGAGAACTTAGATTATGAAAAAATTCGTTCCAATCAAGTTTCACTTAATCAGGTTGATTTGGTTCTAGAAGAAGCCATGGAGGTTATAAAGGAACAATTATCGATCCAAGCAGAAGAAAAAGGAAATAAGATTGTCATCGATGTCAAGCCTGACGTCCATGTGTACGCAGACTATGATCGACTTATTCAAATTCTGATTAACATTACAAAGAATAGTATCCAGTTTACTTCAGATGGAACTATCTATCTAAGAGGAAAAATGTCCGAATCATTTACCACTATTGAAATTGAAGATACGGGTGTCGGGATTGACCCAGATGAAGTGAAAAAAATATGGAGTCGTTTCTATAAGGCTGACATTTCCCGAAGGAGTAATCCATATGGGGAGTT
Above is a window of Bacillus carboniphilus DNA encoding:
- the rnz gene encoding ribonuclease Z, whose product is MQLQFLGTGSGVPSKMRNVTSIALKLLAERGAIWLFDCGEATQHQILHTNIRPRKIEKIFITHMHGDHIFGLPGLLGSRSFQGGTAPLTIYGPKGIKEFVETSLRVSGTHLNYVLNIEEFDSGKIFEDSGWEVHAQPLKHGIPSYGFRVVEKDLPGALLVDKLKGLGIKPGPIYQRLKNGETVELEDGQLVQGKDFVGPAQRGRIVTILGDTLPCENNLELSRHANVVVHEATFSESEEEMARNYFHSTTKQAAILAHEASVETLCLTHFSARYQKEDLLKLKKEAEKYFPIVVVAHDFLEIDIPKL
- a CDS encoding response regulator transcription factor, whose product is MKILVIEDNQNVCSMIEMFFSKEGIEGTFVHDGLEGYESYKRETWDLLIIDWMLPGMDGVNLCRKIRDENNAVPIIMLTAKDSESDQVLGLEMGADDYVTKPFSPLALMARIKAVSRRYNQVLKDETDRGESASRLIKINKDTREVFLKGEPIGNLTPKEFDLLSFFVQHPRQVFSREQLLERVWGYHYYGDERTVDVHIKRLRKKLGTQTHPLFHTVWGVGYKFDETVENHEA
- a CDS encoding HAMP domain-containing sensor histidine kinase; amino-acid sequence: MKLKYFYQQFISHIGVILVAFLVLSLLVSHYIERAVYENKVDELTTYGENILGHFENTLLGRERILNQYSSVLHDRGIQFAVFDERSRILYAGDWFITSITLTENEWSHITNGQTVVVKHDIKRFNQEVSFVAIPYFENGMFVGGILMTSPISGSREMISDMNQFLWYAVLIALAVSLALSGLFSKLHVNRIKKMREATSLVSSGDYSVRVPSSNFDEIGELAKDFNHMVEKINSSMEEIQRLENRRRQFIADVSHELRTPLTTIRGIIEGLRTDMIPEVEKEKGIQLVNQETNRLIRLVNENLDYEKIRSNQVSLNQVDLVLEEAMEVIKEQLSIQAEEKGNKIVIDVKPDVHVYADYDRLIQILINITKNSIQFTSDGTIYLRGKMSESFTTIEIEDTGVGIDPDEVKKIWSRFYKADISRRSNPYGEFGLGLSIVKQLVQLHHGHIEVMSEKGKGARFIIQLPFQDNVKN